TCGAGTAACGGGCCTTGTTGGTGAGCCATTTCTGGTCGAAGTGCTCCTGCCCGAGCGTGGGCAGGATGCCGATCATGGCCAGCGTGACGCCGGTGCCGCCCGCCGTGCCCGCCGCCTTGCCGAGGTAGGCGTGCAGATCATTTTCCAGCTGCAGCGCTGAATCCCCGGCCAGCGGCCGCGGCGGCACGTTCAGTTCCAGGTTGTGCTGACCGAGTTCGGTGGTGAACGAGGGATCGTCCAATGCGTCCAGTACCGCCGAGTTGCTCATCGACGGGCGCAGCCGCTGGTCCACCAGATTCAGCTCCACCTCGAGACCGATATTCTTGCGAGGGAAGGAAAAACTGCCATCGGTGAGCATGCGGGCGAGGGTGTCCAGACACCGTTGCACCTTGCGGCGGTACCGGCCGCGGTCGAGAAGGCGAGGAGTGGCCGATAGATCCGTACCCATGTGTGACGCGCTCCTAGGCTGCTGTCCGCGGATGTTCCTGGGCGGGACTGCCAGGCCGACCACGGTTGCACAGCGCGTACGCCGGGGCTAGCGGCCAAACTGGTGCTCTCTGTCACGGCGGGTTGACCGTCCGCGAAAATCCGCCGTTCGTACCACCGCGTGCGAGACATTCGGACCAGCCGGCACCGCTGTGCGCGGATGGGACACTGTCCGTTGTGGCTGAACTGATCTTCACCGACGACCGCAAGCATCCGGGGCTGGACGATTTCCGCGACCTGTCCACAGCGGACCGACGCCCGGACCGCCCCGGCGGACGGGGCCTGGTGATTGCCGAGGGCACGGTCGTGGTCGGCAGGCTGCTCGCGTCGCGCTACCCGGTGCGGGCGCTGCTCGGCGTCGAACGCCGGATCCGGGAGCTGGAAGACGATCTTGCCCCGCTGGCCGTGCCGGCGTACGTGACCTCCGCGGAGACGATGGCCGACGTGGTGGGCTTCCATCTCAACCGCGGGGTGCTCGCGGTGGCGGACCGGCCGTCGCCGCCCGGGGTGGCCGAAGTCGTGGAGCACGCGGAAGTGCTTGCTGTGCTGGAAGGTGTGGGCGATCACGAGAACCTCGGCGCGCTCTTCCGCAACGCGGCCGCGCTCGGCGTGGACGGGGTGCTGCTCGGCCCCGGCTGTTCCGATCCGCTCTACCGGCGCAGCGTGCGCGTCTCGATGGGGCACGTGCTGCGCGTGCCGTTCGCGACCTTCGACAGCTGGCCCGGCGGGCTGAAGGTACTGCGCGATCATGGTTTCCGGGTGGCCGCGCTCACCCCTCGGCCGGAGTCGGTGCCACTGCGCGGCCTGCGGTCGAAGGCGCCCGGCCCGATCGCGTTGATGCTCGGCGCGGAGGGACCGGGCCTGAGCGAGGAGGCGATCGCGGCGGCCGATCTCGCCGTGCGGGTCGAGATGGTGTCCGGGGTCGATTCGCTGAACGTGGCCACCGCGGCGGCCGTAGCCTTCCACGAGGTGACCACGGGCTGAACGGTGCTTTGCCGTGGTCGGTGCCTTCACCACCCTGGTGTTTTGGGGGCGCTGGAGTCCGTGAAGGGTCCCTTCACAGCCGCAGAGTCTGTGAAGGGCCCCTTCACGGACCTCCACACCGACTTTGCCGACACCCTGGCCCCAGAGTCCAGGGTTCCGGCAAAGTTGGTCGGGGACCCGGCAGCGGCCGATGCGGAGGTGTGTGCGACCCCCTCGTGGCGTGTGCCGGGCCGGTTTCGGGTCTGTGAAGGGGCCCTTCACAGATCTCCGCGGACCTCCACACCGGCTTTGCCGACACCCTGGCCCCAGAAGTCCGTGAAGGGCCCCTTCACGGACTCAGAGTCTGTGAAGGGCCCCTTCACAGACCGCCGCACCGCCGCACCGCCGCACCGCCGCACCGCCACACCGGCACACCGGCATTCCGACGCGACCCACCTTCCGACCTGCCTCTGTCGAGCGGCCCCACTAAGCTGTCCGGCGACGATTCCCGGCGCGGAAGGACACCATGGAGCTGCGGATCCGGGGCGATCGCGCGGTGCTCGCCGGGCCTGGCGGGGCAGACCTCCGGGAGATCGATCCGGGGCGGCTCGCGATCGGTGCCGATCTTGCGCAGGCGCTGCACGAGTGGGCGCGGGTCGCGTCCGCGGTGGCCCGGGCCGAGCCGGGGATGGACGCCGCCCGCGCGGTGGTCACCCAGCGCGGGCGTCAGCTCGCCGCGCGGCTGGCCGCGGTACTGGGCACCCCGGTGCGGTTCGCCGATCCGGTGACCGGGGCCGAGATCGTGGTCGAGCCGCCACCCCGTCCGCCGATGGTGCGCCGCCCTCCCCGTCGCCGCGAGCCGACGCCGTGGTTCACCGGGCTGACGGTCTCGTTGTTCTCCGCGGTCGTGGTCGTGGTCGGCATGCTCGCGCTCGCCGGCACGCTCGCCCGTGAGACGAACGGCTGGCTCGCCACCGTGGCCGCGCTCGTGGTGACCGCTGGTGTCGCGCCCTCGCTGTGGCTCGGCCGTCGCGTGCTGATCCTGCGCTGGGCCGTGTTCGGCGCGGCCGGCGGGCTCGTGCTGGCCTGGGCCGGGGTGCTGGCGACGGTGCTCTGAGCCAACCGATACTGGGCCGATGGCACCGTTGGACGAACTACGCGCCCTCTGCCTCGCGCTGCCCGAGGCCACCGAACGGCTCAGCCACGGCGAGCCGACCTGGTTCGTGCGGGACCGCAAGACGTTCGTGATGTTCGCCGACCGGCATCACGACGACCGGCTCGCGTTCTGGTGCCCGGCACCGCCCGGGGCGCAGGAGGAGCTGGTGCGCACCGAGCCGGACCGGTTCTTCCGCCCGCCTTATGTGGGCCACCGCGGCTGGCTCGGCGTGCGCCTCGACGTGGACGTCGACTGGACCGAGGTGGCCTCGATCGTGCGCGAGGCCTACCGCCAGGTGGCGCCGAAATCGCTGGCCGCCCTCGTGGACGGCTGACGCTCAGCCGCGCTGGGTGCGGACCCCGAGCAGCACGTCCTCCCAGGACGGCACGATCGGATGGTTCTTCTTCGGCTTGACCGGCGGCTGCTCGGCGCCGTCCTCGTCGCTTGGCACACGCGGGAGTTCGCGCGTGTCGGCTTCCCCGCCCGGCTTTTCGGGGGCCTCGATGGCCAGTACTTCCTCGGTCGAATCGAGAGTCGGCTGCACTACGGCCTCGCGAGCGGGCTCCAGCGCGCGCACGGTGCGTGGCGGCCGGTAGGAGTTGGGGTTGAGCAGGACTTCGGCGTTCTCGTCGAGCGCGTGCACGGTGCCGCCGTGCGCGCCGGGGGAAAACGACCAGTGCGCCCGGTTGTCCGACCGCCCGGCCTTCCAGCGCAGCACCACGACCCACTTGCCGTCGTCGCCGCGCCAGGCGTCCCACTGGGCCTGGTTGTAGTCGTGCCCGCGCACACCGAAGGCGTAGGCGATGACCTCGCCGAGCGTCTGCACGTCCGGGCCGTCCTCGCGGACCGGGTGCGCGCTCTGGGCCAGCTCCGCGGTACGCGAGCGCTCCAGCAGTACCGGATAGGCGAACCGCTCCACCCGCTGCACCGACACACCCGCACTGCTCGCGACCTGGTCGACGGACTCGCCGGCGCGGATTCGCGCCTGGATCTCGCGTGGCCGCATCTGGCTCTCCAACTCGATCTCGATCTGGCCCAGCCGGGCGATGTCCCCCCTTGCCGCTGCCCGTAGCCGCTCGTCCGCGGGGAGCAGGAAGCGGGTCCGGCTCGCCGGGTCTTCGAGCACGATGGACTTCCCGTCCTCGTGCAGCCCGACCACCCGCAGTGCCCGCATTTCTCGCCTCCCCGGTCTTCACCTTTGTGGGTGTCCACGGTAGAACGGCGCGTCGGCTTGACGTGCGAGGCGCGCCGAGGCGTCCGCGGTCTGCCACCGCCAAGGGTTATCTTCCAGCCGAGTCGCCATACCCCGGTCGTGACACGCCGAACACGTTCCGTCACGAAAGGCTGAAAGCTGTGAAGGGGCCCTTCACGGATTCAGAGTCCGTGAAGGGCCCCTTCACAGCCTTGATCAGCCTTGGTCAGGCCGGGTCAGGACTGCTGCTCGACGACGTATTCGATGCAGCGGGTGAGCTGGGTGATGTCGTCCGGGTCGATGGCCGGGAACAGGCCGATGCGCAGCTGGTTGCGGCCCAGCTTGCGGTACGGCTCGGTGTCCACGATCCCGTTGGCGCGCAACACCTTCGCCACCGCGGCGGCGTCCACCTCGTCGGTGAAGTCCACGGTGCCCACGACCTGCGAGCGCAGCGCCGGGTCGGTGACGAACGGGGTGGTGTAGGAGGTCTTCTCGGCCCATTCGTAGAGCCGGCCCGAGGATTCCTTGGTGCGCGCCGTGGTCCAGGCGAGCCCGCCCTGGCCGTTCATCCACTCGATCTGCTCGGCGAGCAGGAAGAGCGTGGCCACCGCCGGGGTGTTGTAGGTCTGGTCCTTGCGCGAGTTGTCCAGCGCGGTGGTGAGCGAGAGGAACTCGGGGATCCAGCGGTCCCCGCCGCCGACCTCGCCGATCCGCTCGATCGCCGCGGGCGAGGCGAGCGCGATCCACAGCCCGCCGTCGGCGGCGAACGACTTCTGCGGCGCGAAGTAGTAGACGTCGAAGTCCTCGGCCTTGACCGGCAGGCCGCCGGCACCCGAGGTGGCGTCGATCGCGACCAGCGCGCCCTCGCTGCCCGCCGGGCGGCGGACCGGCACCGCGACGCCGGTGGAGGTCTCGTTGTGCGCCCAGCCGACCAGGTCCGCCCCGGCCTGGTAGGCGATCTCCGGCGCGCTGCCCGGGTCGGCCTTGACCACGACGGAGTCCTTGAGGAACGGCGCCTTGTTCGTCACGGTCGCGAACTTCGCGGAGAATTCACCGTAGGTGAAGTGCTGCGCCTGCTCGCGCACCAGCCCGAAGGCGGCCGCGTCCCAGAACGCGGTGGTCCCGCCGTTACCGAGGATCACCTCGTATCCCTCGGGCAGCGAGAACAGTTCGGACAATCCGGTCCGCACACGGCCGACCAGTGACTTGACCGGCTTCTGCCGGTGCGAGGTGCCCAGATAGGTGGAACCGGATTCGGCAAGCCGGACGAGCTGCTCTTCGCGGACCTTCGAGGGTCCGCAGCCGAAGCGGCCGTCGGCCGGCTTGAGGTCTGCGGGAATGGTCAACTCGGCGTCGGTCATGCGGCCAGTCTCTCAGGTCGGGATCGGCCCGGTAACAGTGGCGGGTGGGTGCCAGATAGTGAGATCGTGACAGTGCCACCGCGCTCGGACGAGACCTCCCGCTACCGGCCCCGGTGGGGCTGGCTGGCGCTGTTCGGCTTGCAGGCACTGATACTGCCGTGGAATCCCGAGGCACGCATCGGTGCGCCCGTGGGGCTGGCTGTGACGCTGGTGCTGGTCTTCGTGCCGTGGCGTCCGCGGTGGCCATGGCCGCAGCTGCGGCGCTGGCTGCGGCCGGTGTCCTTTTACCTTTGCGCATTGTTCGCGGGATGCATTGTCGTGGCCTTGTTCGTCGAGCCGCCGGATGCCGGTGAGGTCGCCGACGCGATCTCCGTGACCCTGATCGCCGCTGTGCTGGTCCTTGGCTCGCTGATGTGGTGGCGGCCCTGGCGCCGTCCGGTCCGCTTCCGCGCGGGGCCGATGG
This Amycolatopsis sulphurea DNA region includes the following protein-coding sequences:
- a CDS encoding TrmH family RNA methyltransferase, giving the protein MAELIFTDDRKHPGLDDFRDLSTADRRPDRPGGRGLVIAEGTVVVGRLLASRYPVRALLGVERRIRELEDDLAPLAVPAYVTSAETMADVVGFHLNRGVLAVADRPSPPGVAEVVEHAEVLAVLEGVGDHENLGALFRNAAALGVDGVLLGPGCSDPLYRRSVRVSMGHVLRVPFATFDSWPGGLKVLRDHGFRVAALTPRPESVPLRGLRSKAPGPIALMLGAEGPGLSEEAIAAADLAVRVEMVSGVDSLNVATAAAVAFHEVTTG
- a CDS encoding DUF2537 domain-containing protein: MELRIRGDRAVLAGPGGADLREIDPGRLAIGADLAQALHEWARVASAVARAEPGMDAARAVVTQRGRQLAARLAAVLGTPVRFADPVTGAEIVVEPPPRPPMVRRPPRRREPTPWFTGLTVSLFSAVVVVVGMLALAGTLARETNGWLATVAALVVTAGVAPSLWLGRRVLILRWAVFGAAGGLVLAWAGVLATVL
- a CDS encoding MmcQ/YjbR family DNA-binding protein, with product MAPLDELRALCLALPEATERLSHGEPTWFVRDRKTFVMFADRHHDDRLAFWCPAPPGAQEELVRTEPDRFFRPPYVGHRGWLGVRLDVDVDWTEVASIVREAYRQVAPKSLAALVDG
- the sepH gene encoding septation protein SepH; translation: MRALRVVGLHEDGKSIVLEDPASRTRFLLPADERLRAAARGDIARLGQIEIELESQMRPREIQARIRAGESVDQVASSAGVSVQRVERFAYPVLLERSRTAELAQSAHPVREDGPDVQTLGEVIAYAFGVRGHDYNQAQWDAWRGDDGKWVVVLRWKAGRSDNRAHWSFSPGAHGGTVHALDENAEVLLNPNSYRPPRTVRALEPAREAVVQPTLDSTEEVLAIEAPEKPGGEADTRELPRVPSDEDGAEQPPVKPKKNHPIVPSWEDVLLGVRTQRG
- the serC gene encoding phosphoserine transaminase, encoding MTDAELTIPADLKPADGRFGCGPSKVREEQLVRLAESGSTYLGTSHRQKPVKSLVGRVRTGLSELFSLPEGYEVILGNGGTTAFWDAAAFGLVREQAQHFTYGEFSAKFATVTNKAPFLKDSVVVKADPGSAPEIAYQAGADLVGWAHNETSTGVAVPVRRPAGSEGALVAIDATSGAGGLPVKAEDFDVYYFAPQKSFAADGGLWIALASPAAIERIGEVGGGDRWIPEFLSLTTALDNSRKDQTYNTPAVATLFLLAEQIEWMNGQGGLAWTTARTKESSGRLYEWAEKTSYTTPFVTDPALRSQVVGTVDFTDEVDAAAVAKVLRANGIVDTEPYRKLGRNQLRIGLFPAIDPDDITQLTRCIEYVVEQQS